One stretch of Natronolimnobius baerhuensis DNA includes these proteins:
- a CDS encoding alpha/beta fold hydrolase translates to MDQTDTHAESIPDSSSESDGDPREANTSDSGLEDTETLTLSDGRTLAYATFGPADGTPLVFHHGTPGSSILGAVLSYAARGQGVRLIAPTRPGYGRSDPYPEGTLETWADDCAELADELGLESFAVAGFSGGGPYALAVADALPERVTAAGIVSAPVPESAGVFGTLARFPRLLGLAFRASNAFARYRGDEFVVDQLTERSLHDITVRIVGRDFRTALENGPAGAVRESRLLAGEWSLPDPGSAVETTVWHGTGDTNVALEPVRSVYAEREHTTFHTVENDHLGTLISVRKDLVAIAE, encoded by the coding sequence ATGGACCAAACTGACACCCACGCGGAGTCGATTCCTGACTCGAGCAGCGAGTCCGATGGCGACCCGCGGGAGGCGAACACGTCTGATTCCGGCCTCGAGGACACGGAGACGCTCACCCTGTCCGATGGTCGCACGCTCGCCTACGCAACGTTCGGCCCTGCAGATGGCACCCCACTGGTCTTTCATCACGGCACACCCGGCTCGAGCATCCTCGGTGCGGTACTCTCCTACGCCGCCCGCGGACAGGGCGTGCGCCTGATTGCGCCGACCAGACCCGGCTACGGCCGCTCCGATCCCTACCCGGAGGGTACCCTCGAGACGTGGGCCGACGACTGTGCGGAACTGGCCGACGAACTCGGCCTCGAGTCGTTTGCCGTCGCGGGCTTTTCGGGTGGTGGCCCCTACGCGTTGGCCGTCGCCGACGCCCTCCCCGAGCGCGTCACGGCCGCGGGCATCGTGAGCGCGCCGGTGCCCGAGAGCGCGGGCGTGTTCGGGACGCTCGCTCGATTCCCGCGACTACTCGGGCTCGCATTCCGTGCGAGCAACGCCTTCGCGCGCTACCGCGGCGACGAGTTCGTTGTCGACCAACTCACCGAGCGCTCGCTGCATGACATCACCGTCCGAATCGTTGGTCGAGACTTTCGGACTGCACTCGAGAACGGCCCTGCGGGCGCGGTCCGCGAGAGTCGCCTGCTCGCGGGCGAGTGGTCACTACCCGATCCTGGCTCTGCTGTCGAGACGACCGTCTGGCACGGGACCGGTGATACGAACGTGGCGCTCGAGCCCGTGCGATCCGTCTACGCGGAGCGAGAACACACGACGTTTCACACGGTCGAGAACGACCATCTGGGGACTCTGATTTCGGTTCGAAAAGATCTCGTCGCAATCGCAGAATAA
- a CDS encoding proton-conducting transporter transmembrane domain-containing protein, giving the protein MTVDNDSRDPDSVQLAETTSQPSSVIPRASTWSIWALFCLSVGVLALAALRGGEWAVSNVLVVDGLTAVMWVVVTFFSGIVHSYSRRYMAGDRDLELFYARVFGFTLVVMTMTAANHVALFAAAWLAMGLLMAALIGHVRDWTQARAAAALARRYFLASSALLAGSLGLLAWATGTTTISGILAQADELSMTVALVAVSALVLAALIQSALFPFHNWLLSSMTAPTPASALMHAGFVNAGGILLTRFAPVVTLEIAVMSAVVLIGAVSALLGQAMGLVQTDIKRKLGSSTIAQMGFMIMQCGLGFFAAAIAHLILHGFYKAYLFLSAGAAVEQTVPNKSKSTETGVSSVAISLLTAIGAGVVFATLTGKPLLAFDSGTILVLVVVLTTLTAARDILHRTVLSSALRVAAVPTVVLTAITGYALLYNAISAILSGVPMADAPTELTVAHFLALALFVGAYLATEFSWHRSSTRLYVFLLNRSQPDPSTVLTTKEEYNDV; this is encoded by the coding sequence ATGACAGTGGACAACGATTCACGCGACCCAGATTCCGTACAACTCGCCGAGACGACGAGCCAGCCGTCTTCGGTCATCCCCCGGGCATCGACCTGGTCGATCTGGGCGCTCTTTTGTCTGAGCGTCGGCGTCCTCGCTCTCGCAGCGCTGCGAGGGGGAGAATGGGCTGTTTCGAACGTGCTGGTGGTCGACGGCCTGACCGCGGTCATGTGGGTCGTCGTCACCTTCTTCAGCGGCATCGTCCACAGCTACTCTCGGCGCTACATGGCGGGCGACCGCGATCTCGAGTTGTTCTACGCCCGCGTGTTCGGGTTTACACTCGTCGTGATGACGATGACGGCAGCCAACCACGTCGCGCTATTCGCGGCGGCGTGGCTCGCGATGGGGCTGCTGATGGCCGCCCTCATCGGCCACGTTCGCGACTGGACGCAGGCTCGAGCCGCGGCCGCGTTGGCCCGTCGGTACTTCCTCGCCAGCAGCGCGTTGCTTGCCGGCAGTCTGGGCCTGCTGGCCTGGGCGACAGGGACGACCACAATTAGCGGGATTCTCGCGCAGGCAGACGAACTCTCGATGACTGTCGCACTCGTCGCCGTCAGTGCGCTCGTCCTCGCGGCGTTGATCCAGTCCGCCCTCTTTCCCTTCCACAACTGGCTACTCTCCTCAATGACGGCTCCGACGCCGGCGTCCGCGCTGATGCACGCCGGCTTCGTCAACGCGGGCGGCATCCTGTTGACCCGGTTCGCGCCGGTCGTCACCCTCGAGATTGCCGTCATGTCGGCCGTCGTCCTCATCGGCGCGGTCAGCGCGCTGCTGGGCCAGGCAATGGGGCTCGTCCAGACCGACATCAAGCGCAAACTCGGCAGTTCGACAATCGCCCAGATGGGCTTTATGATCATGCAATGTGGGCTTGGCTTTTTCGCCGCCGCAATCGCCCACCTCATCCTTCATGGCTTCTACAAGGCCTACCTCTTCCTCTCTGCCGGCGCTGCAGTCGAACAAACCGTTCCCAACAAATCCAAATCGACCGAGACCGGCGTCTCGAGCGTCGCCATCAGCCTGCTCACGGCCATTGGTGCCGGAGTGGTGTTCGCCACGCTCACCGGCAAACCGCTGCTGGCGTTCGACAGCGGCACAATCCTCGTACTCGTCGTGGTCCTGACGACGTTGACCGCGGCGCGGGACATCCTCCATCGGACCGTCCTCTCGTCGGCGCTCAGAGTCGCCGCCGTGCCGACCGTCGTGCTGACCGCGATCACTGGATACGCCCTGCTGTACAACGCGATATCGGCGATACTCTCAGGCGTGCCGATGGCCGACGCACCGACAGAACTGACGGTCGCACACTTCCTCGCACTCGCCCTATTCGTCGGCGCGTATCTCGCGACGGAGTTCAGCTGGCACCGCTCGAGCACGCGTCTCTACGTCTTCCTGTTGAACCGCTCCCAGCCGGATCCGTCGACCGTCCTCACCACCAAAGAGGAGTACAACGATGTCTAG
- a CDS encoding CBS domain-containing protein: MMRSFRIGSLFGIPIKLDITFLLVLPFFAYLIGFQIDVVSELLNTALGAGIDIDAVTGGMMPWILGFTAAVGLFVGVILHELGHSLTAQRYGFPIDSITLWLFGGIAALSEMPEDWRQEFNIAIAGPIVSILVGIASFGLFYLTPASFDGARFVLGYLAILNIALAGFNMLPAFPMDGGRVLRAFLARSKPYAKATQQAATVGKIFAVLMGIFGILPPFNIVLVGVAFFVYIAASSEAQQVTMKAAFQDVTVADIMTPAGDLHTVAPDTSVATLIQRMFTERHTGYPVIESSGWEDERLIGLVTLTDARSIDPVEREAYTVEDVMTTDLETISPESNAMEAIEKMRDNDIGRLLVVDNGDLIGLISRSDLMTAFDIVQKSGAIDPSRQPRTAD, encoded by the coding sequence ATGATGAGGAGTTTCCGGATTGGCTCGCTGTTTGGCATTCCTATCAAGCTAGATATCACGTTCTTACTGGTATTACCGTTCTTTGCGTACCTTATTGGGTTCCAGATCGATGTCGTCTCCGAGTTGCTCAATACGGCACTCGGTGCGGGAATCGATATTGACGCCGTAACTGGCGGCATGATGCCCTGGATTCTGGGCTTTACCGCTGCTGTCGGACTGTTCGTCGGTGTGATCCTCCACGAACTGGGCCACTCGCTGACTGCCCAGCGATACGGCTTTCCAATCGATTCGATCACGCTCTGGTTGTTCGGCGGCATTGCAGCACTCTCCGAGATGCCCGAAGACTGGCGACAGGAGTTCAACATCGCGATTGCCGGCCCAATCGTCTCGATTCTCGTCGGCATCGCCTCCTTTGGCCTCTTTTATCTCACGCCTGCTAGTTTCGACGGCGCACGCTTCGTCCTCGGCTATCTTGCAATCTTGAATATCGCGCTCGCCGGGTTCAACATGCTCCCCGCGTTCCCGATGGACGGCGGCCGTGTCCTGCGGGCGTTTCTGGCCCGTTCGAAGCCCTACGCGAAAGCCACGCAGCAAGCCGCAACCGTCGGCAAAATCTTCGCGGTGCTCATGGGAATCTTCGGCATCCTCCCACCGTTCAACATCGTCCTCGTCGGGGTTGCCTTCTTTGTCTACATCGCCGCCTCGAGCGAGGCCCAGCAAGTAACGATGAAAGCAGCCTTCCAAGACGTGACTGTCGCGGACATTATGACGCCCGCAGGCGATCTCCACACGGTCGCCCCAGACACATCGGTCGCAACGCTGATCCAGCGCATGTTCACCGAACGCCACACCGGCTATCCGGTCATCGAGAGCAGCGGCTGGGAGGATGAGCGACTGATCGGCCTCGTAACACTCACTGACGCCCGTTCGATTGATCCCGTCGAACGCGAGGCCTACACGGTCGAAGACGTGATGACGACCGACCTCGAGACCATTTCCCCCGAGTCGAACGCGATGGAAGCAATCGAGAAAATGCGCGACAACGATATCGGCCGCCTGCTCGTCGTCGACAACGGTGACCTCATTGGGCTGATCTCGCGCTCAGATCTGATGACGGCGTTCGACATCGTCCAGAAAAGCGGCGCAATCGATCCCTCGAGACAGCCCCGGACGGCCGACTAG
- a CDS encoding 50S ribosomal protein L16 has translation MSDKPASMYREISKPAYTRREYITGIPGSKIAQHKMGDLTKDPEDYPIQISLITEEEVQLRHGSLEASRLSANRHMLKNAGEFQYKMILRKFPHHVIRENKQATGAGADRVSDGMRQAFGKIVGTAARIDEGERIFTVWCDVEDAEFAKEAFRRAYNKISPPCRIVVEKGEEELIA, from the coding sequence ATGTCCGACAAACCTGCCTCCATGTACCGGGAGATCAGTAAGCCGGCCTACACGCGCCGCGAGTACATTACTGGGATCCCCGGATCGAAGATTGCACAGCACAAAATGGGCGACCTCACCAAAGACCCCGAGGATTACCCGATTCAGATCAGCCTCATCACCGAAGAGGAAGTCCAGCTCCGTCACGGATCGCTCGAGGCCTCGCGCCTGTCTGCGAACCGCCACATGCTGAAAAACGCCGGCGAGTTCCAGTACAAGATGATCCTGCGCAAGTTCCCTCACCACGTTATCCGAGAGAACAAGCAGGCAACCGGTGCGGGTGCAGACCGTGTTTCCGACGGGATGCGACAGGCATTCGGGAAGATCGTCGGAACGGCAGCCCGTATCGACGAAGGCGAGCGCATCTTCACCGTCTGGTGTGACGTTGAAGACGCCGAGTTCGCAAAGGAAGCGTTCCGCCGCGCCTACAACAAGATCTCGCCGCCGTGCCGTATCGTCGTCGAGAAGGGCGAAGAAGAACTGATCGCCTAG
- a CDS encoding carbonic anhydrase, producing MGPDSESSHECGDDSDDSEHDILEELLAGNRHHVDALPEDYFADVQVDQHPGIVAISCSDSRVPQEDMWGVDHPGQVFTPSNIGNQVWDDDNGERIVDGGLLYPIHHTDTEVAAVVGHTGCGAITAAYRVAMGEPLPGPQGVDKWVRMLVPVVEDALESGLIDTDADDELVVNQLVEYNVDHQARFLRESADVPDDVDIYGFVYDFQGIYGNDYGCTYLVNVNGETDPDEITEQIPATYEAVAQSLLY from the coding sequence ATGGGACCCGATAGCGAATCGAGCCACGAATGCGGCGACGATTCTGACGACAGCGAGCACGATATTCTCGAGGAGTTGCTCGCGGGCAATCGCCACCACGTCGACGCCTTGCCGGAAGACTACTTCGCGGACGTTCAGGTGGACCAGCACCCAGGCATCGTCGCCATCTCCTGTTCGGACTCGCGGGTGCCACAGGAAGATATGTGGGGCGTCGACCATCCGGGACAGGTCTTTACGCCGAGCAACATCGGCAATCAGGTCTGGGATGACGACAACGGCGAGCGGATCGTCGACGGCGGGTTGCTCTATCCGATCCATCACACGGACACCGAGGTCGCGGCTGTCGTCGGCCATACCGGCTGTGGAGCTATCACCGCAGCCTATCGCGTCGCAATGGGCGAACCGCTACCCGGTCCTCAGGGCGTTGATAAGTGGGTCCGCATGCTCGTTCCCGTCGTCGAGGACGCCCTCGAGAGCGGCCTGATCGACACTGACGCGGACGATGAACTGGTGGTCAACCAACTCGTCGAGTACAACGTCGACCACCAGGCGCGGTTCCTCCGCGAGTCCGCGGACGTCCCAGACGACGTCGACATCTACGGCTTCGTGTACGACTTTCAGGGCATCTACGGGAACGACTACGGCTGCACGTACCTGGTCAACGTAAACGGGGAGACCGATCCCGACGAGATCACCGAGCAGATTCCCGCGACGTACGAGGCAGTCGCCCAAAGTCTGCTATACTAA
- a CDS encoding Lrp/AsnC family transcriptional regulator → MTEYELDAVDREILYALQEEARNLSSSEIAERTDASSSTVRKRIQRLESEGIIKRYSTEIDYTRSGYPIRMLLFCTAPIPERGEYREDILDIPRVISVQELVTGEENLLVTAIGETDRDITPVAQDLSDLGLTITDEVLVRSHETTTFDDFSGE, encoded by the coding sequence ATGACGGAGTACGAACTCGACGCGGTGGATCGGGAGATCCTCTATGCACTTCAGGAGGAGGCGCGAAATCTCTCCTCGAGTGAAATCGCCGAGCGGACCGATGCATCCTCGAGTACGGTCCGAAAGCGTATCCAGCGCCTCGAATCGGAGGGGATCATCAAGCGCTACAGTACGGAGATCGATTACACGCGGTCGGGGTATCCAATCCGGATGCTGCTGTTCTGTACGGCCCCGATTCCCGAACGCGGCGAGTACCGCGAGGACATTCTGGACATTCCGCGGGTTATTTCGGTGCAGGAACTCGTCACCGGCGAGGAGAACCTGCTCGTGACGGCCATCGGCGAGACGGACAGGGACATCACGCCGGTCGCACAGGACCTGTCGGATCTGGGGCTGACGATCACCGACGAGGTACTCGTCCGCAGCCACGAGACGACGACGTTCGACGACTTCTCGGGCGAGTGA
- a CDS encoding DUF2309 domain-containing protein — protein sequence MSSQQSQTHLESESQSAQQLTTKSREHSQSSQLGDYIDDSIDRAAERIGAVWPIHSFVTANPLSGFEDHPFHEAVAEAERLFGGRGYPTPAVFRQAWENGQISPEILADELESHGIDGDPETLLEELADADAAQAAEADTDPATEAVDRVLSKWLAAFVDEGRAAWPMPDRDEGFYAAWRAVAPLDSNVPCDDSKALPETALEALESILTDAPESRWTDIAEHHLAALPGWTGLIKQRAADDTDPWQTEYPITLREYLAVRLMLVDLLDAPLELETKSDSAEETTLETEPLADCWLTAWERSYRERLLANIDTSVTDPSTAGDNARPAAQFVFCIDTRSEIIRRHLEGQGGYETHGYAGFFGVPMRYQGHDSAAETDACPPIVDAQHRIVDQPAEADDDVAARERWTGLTTATRKHFKQLKTHAVAAFPFVEGAGGAYGSAMATRTLFPSTVAKLRRAVDERVPSPGEVCTPTLEAHEHDDHTHADHDLPQGMTFEEKVSYAETAFELMGWTEFARLVVFTGHASHTTNNPFGSSLDCGACAGNAGGPNARVLATICNDENVTAELRERGFHIPEDTVFLAGEHDTTTDEITLFDGDVPESHHEDLEQLRADLERAQAGAAAERLESMTDADDPDPETAVEEVERKSADWAETRPEWGLAGNASFVIGPRELTEGENLDGRAFLHSYDWTTDAEGDALEAILTGPLVVTQWINSQYYFATVDNGVYGSGSKVTQNPVGNVGVVQGNGGDLMTGLPLQSLKIDDDQPYHQPLRLSTVIHAPLERVTDILSRHDDVTQLLDNDWIGGLTVIDPEQDNQAFHYQGDLEWDSPVAPAMN from the coding sequence ATGTCTAGCCAGCAATCCCAAACCCACCTCGAGTCCGAGTCCCAGTCCGCACAGCAACTGACCACCAAGTCCCGCGAGCACTCGCAGTCGTCCCAACTTGGCGACTACATCGATGACAGCATCGACCGTGCGGCCGAGCGAATCGGGGCGGTCTGGCCGATCCACTCGTTCGTCACCGCTAATCCGCTCTCGGGGTTCGAAGACCACCCGTTCCACGAGGCCGTCGCCGAGGCCGAACGGCTGTTCGGCGGCCGCGGTTATCCAACGCCCGCAGTCTTCCGGCAGGCTTGGGAGAACGGACAGATCAGTCCCGAGATTCTAGCGGACGAACTCGAGTCTCACGGCATCGACGGCGACCCCGAGACGTTGCTCGAGGAGCTAGCCGACGCTGACGCAGCACAAGCAGCCGAGGCCGATACCGACCCCGCAACGGAGGCCGTTGACCGGGTGCTCTCGAAGTGGCTCGCCGCGTTCGTCGACGAGGGCAGGGCCGCCTGGCCGATGCCTGACCGTGACGAGGGATTTTACGCTGCCTGGCGCGCAGTCGCGCCCCTTGACAGCAACGTCCCCTGTGACGACTCCAAAGCGCTTCCCGAGACTGCACTCGAGGCGCTCGAGTCGATCCTCACCGACGCCCCCGAAAGCCGCTGGACCGATATCGCAGAACACCACCTCGCTGCGCTGCCGGGCTGGACCGGACTCATCAAGCAACGCGCTGCGGATGACACTGACCCCTGGCAGACTGAGTATCCAATCACCCTGCGCGAGTACCTCGCAGTCCGCCTGATGCTCGTTGACCTGCTGGACGCGCCACTCGAACTCGAAACAAAATCCGATTCGGCGGAGGAGACGACTCTCGAGACGGAGCCACTCGCAGACTGCTGGCTGACGGCCTGGGAGCGTAGCTACCGCGAGCGCCTGCTGGCCAACATCGACACCTCGGTAACTGATCCGTCGACGGCTGGCGACAACGCGCGACCGGCGGCCCAGTTCGTGTTCTGCATCGACACGCGCTCGGAGATCATCCGCCGTCACCTCGAGGGCCAGGGCGGCTACGAGACGCACGGCTACGCAGGCTTCTTCGGCGTCCCGATGCGCTATCAGGGCCATGACTCGGCTGCCGAGACCGACGCGTGTCCGCCAATTGTCGACGCCCAGCACCGCATCGTCGACCAGCCGGCCGAAGCAGACGACGATGTCGCCGCCCGCGAGCGCTGGACTGGTCTGACGACCGCGACCCGGAAGCACTTCAAACAGCTCAAGACCCATGCCGTCGCCGCCTTCCCGTTTGTCGAGGGCGCTGGCGGTGCCTACGGCTCAGCGATGGCCACGCGCACGCTGTTCCCCTCGACGGTCGCGAAACTCCGTCGCGCCGTTGATGAGCGCGTTCCCAGTCCCGGCGAGGTCTGTACACCGACCCTCGAGGCCCATGAGCACGACGATCACACGCACGCGGATCACGACCTTCCGCAGGGGATGACCTTCGAGGAGAAAGTCTCCTACGCCGAAACCGCCTTCGAGCTCATGGGTTGGACCGAGTTCGCCCGCTTGGTTGTCTTTACGGGCCATGCGAGCCACACGACGAACAACCCCTTCGGCTCGAGTCTCGACTGCGGGGCCTGTGCCGGCAATGCCGGCGGGCCGAACGCCCGCGTGCTCGCGACTATCTGTAACGACGAGAACGTCACAGCCGAACTCCGTGAGCGCGGCTTCCACATCCCTGAGGACACCGTCTTCCTCGCTGGCGAACATGACACGACGACCGACGAGATTACGCTGTTCGACGGCGACGTCCCCGAGAGCCACCACGAGGACCTCGAGCAACTCCGTGCTGACCTCGAGCGCGCTCAAGCTGGCGCAGCCGCCGAACGCCTCGAGTCGATGACTGATGCGGACGACCCCGACCCCGAAACGGCCGTCGAGGAGGTCGAGCGCAAGTCCGCTGACTGGGCGGAGACCCGCCCGGAGTGGGGGCTGGCCGGCAACGCCTCGTTCGTCATCGGCCCGCGTGAGTTGACCGAGGGTGAGAATCTGGACGGGCGCGCATTCCTCCACTCCTACGACTGGACGACCGACGCCGAAGGCGACGCACTCGAGGCCATTCTGACGGGGCCGCTCGTGGTCACGCAGTGGATCAACAGCCAGTACTACTTCGCGACCGTCGACAACGGCGTCTACGGCAGCGGCTCGAAGGTCACGCAGAACCCAGTCGGGAACGTCGGTGTCGTCCAGGGCAACGGCGGCGACCTAATGACCGGCCTACCGCTGCAGTCGCTCAAGATCGACGACGACCAGCCGTATCATCAGCCGCTGCGTCTCTCGACTGTGATCCACGCGCCACTCGAGCGCGTGACCGACATTCTCAGCCGCCACGATGATGTCACGCAGTTGCTTGACAATGACTGGATCGGCGGGCTGACGGTTATCGACCCCGAGCAAGACAATCAGGCGTTCCACTATCAGGGCGACCTCGAGTGGGACTCGCCGGTCGCGCCGGCAATGAACTGA
- a CDS encoding ABC transporter ATP-binding protein, translated as MPPAIETVDLVKEYGELRALQGLSLTVEEGEFFGLLGPNGAGKTTFINTLVGLVRKSGGDARVFGYDVEDDYRQARDAIGLAPQEFNVDRFFPIKEVLQHKAGYHGLPEDEAAERADEVLKRVGIYDKRDERFDWLSGGMKRRLLLARALVTDPDLLILDEPTAGVDVQLRHDLWELVTELNEEGTTVLLTTHYIEEAERLCDRVAIMNEGRKVTVATPDELKTRGTDTISVRLESPPATAPVLDGYAHEVSLSGETLEVRVDDGGSTAPQLLNDLEAMGHEIGDLEISRTSLEEIFVDLTRSEDRTVTRSSASSADDDSSSDRELEQEGVA; from the coding sequence ATGCCACCGGCTATCGAGACCGTCGATCTCGTCAAGGAGTATGGGGAGTTACGCGCGTTACAGGGATTATCGCTCACAGTCGAGGAAGGCGAGTTCTTCGGCCTGCTCGGCCCCAACGGCGCGGGCAAGACGACGTTCATCAACACGCTGGTCGGTCTCGTCCGCAAGAGCGGCGGCGACGCACGCGTGTTCGGCTACGACGTCGAAGACGACTACCGACAGGCTCGAGACGCAATTGGGCTCGCGCCACAGGAGTTCAACGTGGATCGATTCTTCCCGATCAAAGAAGTCCTCCAGCACAAGGCGGGCTACCACGGTCTGCCCGAAGATGAGGCGGCCGAACGCGCCGACGAAGTGCTCAAACGCGTCGGCATCTACGATAAGCGCGACGAACGCTTCGACTGGCTCTCCGGCGGGATGAAACGCCGACTCCTTCTCGCGCGTGCGCTCGTGACCGATCCCGACCTGCTCATTCTGGACGAACCGACGGCGGGCGTCGACGTGCAACTGCGCCACGACCTCTGGGAACTGGTGACCGAACTCAACGAGGAAGGGACGACTGTCCTGTTGACGACGCACTACATTGAGGAGGCCGAACGCCTCTGTGACCGCGTCGCGATCATGAACGAAGGTCGGAAAGTCACCGTTGCGACGCCGGACGAACTCAAAACCCGCGGCACGGACACGATTTCGGTTCGCCTCGAGTCGCCGCCGGCTACTGCACCCGTCCTCGACGGCTACGCTCACGAGGTGTCGCTGTCAGGCGAGACGCTCGAGGTGCGCGTCGATGACGGCGGCTCGACCGCGCCACAGTTACTCAACGACTTGGAGGCGATGGGCCACGAGATTGGTGATCTCGAGATCAGCCGAACATCGCTCGAGGAGATTTTCGTCGATCTCACGAGAAGCGAGGACCGGACGGTGACCCGGTCGTCGGCCTCGAGTGCGGACGACGACTCGTCGTCGGATCGCGAACTCGAGCAGGAGGGGGTCGCCTGA
- a CDS encoding NADP-dependent oxidoreductase yields MADTRQWRLASRPTGTPTAENFDLVTVERPEPGPGEVLVRTLYQSVDPYMRGRMRDAESYAEPWDVGEPMQAGVVGEVLESEADSLEAGDVVTGNLLWAEHAVADADELRRVNPDLGPVSSALGVLGMPGITAYFGMLDVAEPTPGDTVVVSGAAGAVGSVAGQLARLSGARVVGTAGSDEKTDWLTDELGFDAAINYTETDDLAGAMAEACPDGVDAYFDNVGGPITDAVWPLLNVRARVAVCGQISQYNATEQPTGPRKLGKLVESRARVEGFLVGDYQGRWGEALERLSGFIHEDELQYREHVVDGFENAPDAFLGLFEGENIGKQLVKVAERDV; encoded by the coding sequence ATGGCCGACACCAGACAGTGGCGACTTGCGAGCCGTCCAACTGGCACACCGACAGCGGAGAACTTCGACCTCGTCACCGTCGAGCGCCCGGAACCCGGGCCGGGCGAGGTCCTCGTCCGAACGCTGTACCAGTCAGTCGACCCCTATATGCGCGGACGGATGCGCGACGCCGAATCATACGCCGAGCCGTGGGATGTTGGCGAACCGATGCAGGCCGGCGTCGTCGGCGAAGTCCTCGAGTCCGAGGCTGATTCGCTCGAGGCGGGCGACGTCGTCACGGGCAACCTGTTGTGGGCCGAACACGCGGTCGCGGACGCTGACGAACTCCGACGCGTCAACCCCGACCTCGGCCCCGTCTCGAGCGCGCTCGGCGTGCTCGGAATGCCCGGCATCACGGCCTACTTCGGCATGCTTGATGTCGCCGAACCGACCCCCGGCGATACCGTTGTCGTCTCCGGCGCAGCGGGCGCAGTCGGCTCCGTCGCGGGACAACTCGCGCGCCTGTCGGGTGCTCGCGTCGTCGGCACCGCGGGAAGCGACGAGAAAACCGACTGGCTCACCGACGAGTTGGGATTCGACGCCGCGATCAACTACACGGAGACGGACGACCTCGCAGGTGCGATGGCCGAGGCCTGCCCGGATGGCGTCGACGCCTACTTTGATAACGTCGGCGGCCCGATCACGGACGCGGTCTGGCCACTTCTAAACGTTCGCGCCCGCGTAGCCGTCTGCGGGCAGATCTCACAGTACAACGCGACTGAGCAGCCGACCGGGCCGCGAAAGCTCGGCAAACTCGTCGAGTCCCGCGCTCGCGTGGAGGGATTCCTCGTCGGCGACTATCAGGGACGCTGGGGAGAGGCACTCGAGCGCCTCTCGGGGTTCATCCACGAAGACGAGTTGCAGTACCGCGAGCACGTCGTTGATGGCTTCGAGAACGCGCCCGACGCCTTCCTCGGGCTGTTCGAGGGCGAGAACATCGGCAAACAGCTCGTGAAGGTGGCTGAACGCGACGTGTAA
- a CDS encoding ABC transporter permease, with amino-acid sequence MLSVGFRALFKREILRFVRRPKNTFMPPAITNVLYFAVFGVILGGRIDEPVAGIGYILFLIPGLVVLGTISNAFENASFSIFHGRWNEYIHETLTSPLSYLEMVVAYVAASAVRGLIVGVIVAIIGALFVPITVANAVFLVATMIVISALFAGFGIIGGLVARDFDDLTVMNQFILRPLVFFGAVFYSLTMLEPLWQAVSLLNPMVYMVDSVRYGLLGYSDLHQVAPAAYADIAPWLSLGVLTALTAVVLAIDVYLFKIGYGLTD; translated from the coding sequence ATGCTCTCGGTCGGCTTTCGCGCGCTGTTCAAGCGCGAGATTTTGCGGTTCGTCCGCCGCCCCAAGAACACGTTCATGCCGCCGGCGATCACGAACGTGCTCTACTTCGCCGTCTTCGGTGTGATTCTGGGCGGGCGGATCGACGAACCCGTCGCGGGGATCGGCTACATCCTCTTTCTGATCCCCGGACTCGTCGTGCTTGGCACGATTTCGAACGCCTTCGAGAACGCCTCGTTTTCGATCTTCCACGGGCGCTGGAACGAGTACATCCACGAGACGCTGACCTCGCCGCTGTCCTATCTCGAGATGGTGGTCGCCTACGTCGCCGCCAGCGCGGTTCGCGGACTGATTGTCGGCGTCATCGTCGCCATCATCGGCGCGCTGTTCGTCCCGATCACGGTCGCGAACGCCGTCTTCCTCGTCGCGACGATGATCGTCATCTCGGCGTTGTTCGCCGGCTTCGGGATCATCGGCGGGCTCGTCGCCAGGGACTTCGACGATCTGACGGTGATGAACCAGTTCATCCTCCGGCCGCTGGTGTTCTTCGGCGCAGTCTTTTACTCGCTGACGATGCTCGAGCCGCTCTGGCAGGCCGTCTCCCTGCTGAATCCGATGGTCTACATGGTCGACAGCGTGCGCTACGGACTGCTCGGGTATTCGGATCTTCACCAGGTCGCACCGGCCGCCTACGCTGATATCGCGCCGTGGCTCTCACTCGGCGTGCTGACGGCACTAACCGCAGTCGTGCTCGCAATTGATGTCTATCTGTTCAAGATCGGCTACGGGCTGACGGACTAG